Proteins from one Microbacterium sp. Root553 genomic window:
- a CDS encoding phosphotransferase, producing MDAETEALLRDTGLAGAAHRVDEEWLARVLDQAYGLSGRLTRLDTEKDATYRLRPDAGDDELLVKVSHPEEPLDVVRCQIDVIAWIEAVDPGIPTQSVRSALDGRTWRRLQDETGRFAGILRVYRFLPGVLLADEMPSVDQRRAVGAMLGRVDQALGGFAHPGESPVLAWDLKRFLAFEPLVELEADARRAGLAHQVFDAFRDRVQPQLETARTQMIHGDFSPYNVVVDRSGDPYVTGVIDFGDTLRGPVVFDPAVLLGNHLQAAPRHPWEVARDLLDGYRQVFPLTDDEVELVSVASVARVALRALIATWRLERGTDRGDYIRQHARNDWDRVANVIDLGFDAARAHLLHRH from the coding sequence ATGGATGCCGAGACCGAAGCGCTGCTCCGCGACACCGGCCTCGCGGGCGCCGCACACCGAGTCGATGAGGAGTGGCTCGCCCGCGTACTCGACCAGGCCTACGGGCTCAGCGGACGACTCACCCGTCTCGACACCGAGAAGGACGCCACCTACCGCCTGAGACCGGATGCCGGGGACGACGAGTTGCTCGTCAAGGTCTCGCACCCCGAGGAGCCCCTTGACGTCGTGCGCTGTCAGATCGACGTGATCGCCTGGATCGAGGCCGTCGATCCGGGCATCCCCACCCAGTCCGTGCGCTCTGCTCTCGACGGGCGCACCTGGCGCCGGCTGCAGGACGAGACAGGCCGGTTCGCCGGGATCCTCCGGGTGTACCGGTTCCTCCCGGGGGTGCTGCTCGCCGACGAGATGCCCTCGGTGGATCAGCGCCGCGCGGTCGGGGCGATGCTCGGACGTGTCGATCAGGCGCTGGGCGGGTTCGCTCACCCCGGGGAGAGCCCTGTGCTCGCCTGGGACCTCAAGAGGTTCCTCGCCTTCGAGCCCCTCGTCGAACTCGAGGCGGATGCGCGTCGCGCCGGGCTCGCTCATCAGGTCTTCGACGCGTTCCGCGACCGCGTGCAACCTCAGCTGGAGACGGCCCGCACGCAGATGATCCACGGTGACTTCAGCCCCTACAACGTCGTCGTCGATCGCTCCGGCGACCCCTACGTCACCGGAGTGATCGATTTCGGCGACACCCTGCGCGGACCGGTCGTGTTCGACCCGGCGGTGCTGCTCGGCAATCACCTGCAGGCGGCGCCCCGGCATCCGTGGGAGGTCGCCCGCGACCTGCTCGACGGCTACCGGCAGGTCTTCCCGCTCACCGACGACGAGGTCGAGCTCGTGTCCGTCGCGAGCGTCGCGCGGGTGGCGCTGCGCGCCCTCATCGCGACCTGGCGCCTCGAGCGGGGCACCGATCGAGGCGACTACATCCGTCAGCACGCCCGGAACGACTGGGATCGCGTCGCGAACGTGATCGACCTCGGATTCGACGCGGCTCGCGCCCACCTGCTTCACCGACACTGA
- a CDS encoding HAD-IA family hydrolase, giving the protein MSIELPRPKYISFDVIGTLIYFEMRKTVEPLLADRITGDDFEAFYDRFRLDRYDEIMEYRPYDQIIDRAFRRTAARFDVEVRDTDVATIIDDMRGWGAHPDVLEPLATMAEHFPLVALSNADDSHLAGFIPRLGAPFHAVITAEQTRAYKPRHQAFDHMLKVLDAKPEEFLHISSHQLYDHIPMAELGFTNKVFLDRGYDPDLPHYGAVRMTSLDEVNRALGIA; this is encoded by the coding sequence GTGTCCATCGAACTCCCCCGTCCGAAGTACATCTCGTTCGACGTCATCGGCACCCTCATCTATTTCGAGATGCGCAAGACCGTCGAGCCCCTGCTTGCAGACCGGATCACCGGCGACGACTTCGAAGCGTTCTACGACCGCTTCCGCCTCGACCGCTACGACGAGATCATGGAGTACCGCCCGTACGACCAGATCATCGACCGCGCTTTCCGTCGCACCGCCGCACGCTTCGACGTCGAGGTGCGCGACACCGATGTGGCCACGATCATCGACGACATGCGCGGATGGGGCGCACACCCCGATGTGCTCGAGCCCCTCGCGACGATGGCCGAGCATTTCCCGCTCGTCGCCCTCTCGAACGCCGACGACAGTCACCTCGCCGGCTTCATCCCTCGCCTCGGCGCCCCGTTCCACGCCGTGATCACCGCTGAGCAGACGCGCGCCTACAAGCCACGCCACCAGGCCTTCGACCACATGCTGAAGGTGCTCGACGCGAAGCCCGAAGAGTTCCTGCACATCTCCTCGCACCAGCTCTACGACCACATCCCGATGGCCGAGCTCGGCTTCACCAACAAGGTGTTCCTCGACCGCGGCTACGACCCCGACCTGCCCCACTACGGCGCGGTCCGCATGACCTCGCTCGACGAGGTCAACCGCGCCCTCGGCATCGCCTGA
- a CDS encoding NAD(P)/FAD-dependent oxidoreductase, translating into MHSYWLDTATPSGDHTQTPIPREVDIAVVGAGFTGLSTAYHAAKAGLSVAVLEANTVVWGASGRNGGMVTNGLAMGFRDAVDRYGEAKAKEYIDLYNDAVDLIEQLVVDNGLDVDFERNGKLILAAKESHLDGVRKSSEALSRIAGHDTHVLDRDEIRAEVGSSAFFGGFTETRSAAVHVAKFGHALAGLAMREGATIHENAEVVDLHRIGSGTMHDLVTTRGTVRAGKVVVGTSGYTGRPFGWLRRRVVPVGSFITVTEPLGKDLARELLPTRRVATDTFNLLHYFRLTPDDRLLFGGRARFALSDPASDRKSGEILVAARNAIYPQLRDVKTDYMWGGLVDISMDRMVHAGQRDGLFYSMAYSGHGVQMATHMGKVMAEVVGGRHEANPWRDLKNPWIPGYFGNPWLHLRAGGAWYGLKDRMS; encoded by the coding sequence ATGCACTCCTACTGGCTCGACACTGCGACTCCCAGCGGTGACCACACGCAGACCCCGATCCCGCGCGAGGTCGACATCGCGGTGGTCGGGGCGGGCTTCACCGGCCTCTCGACCGCCTATCACGCGGCGAAGGCCGGGCTGTCGGTGGCGGTGCTCGAGGCCAACACGGTCGTCTGGGGGGCCTCCGGGCGCAACGGCGGCATGGTCACGAACGGCCTGGCCATGGGTTTCCGTGATGCGGTGGACCGCTACGGCGAGGCCAAGGCCAAGGAGTACATCGACCTGTACAACGATGCCGTCGATCTCATCGAACAGCTCGTCGTCGACAATGGACTCGACGTCGACTTCGAACGCAACGGCAAGCTCATCCTCGCCGCGAAGGAGTCGCACCTCGACGGCGTGCGCAAGAGCAGCGAGGCGCTCAGCCGCATCGCCGGCCACGACACGCACGTGCTCGACCGCGACGAGATCCGTGCGGAGGTCGGCAGCTCGGCGTTCTTCGGCGGGTTCACCGAGACCCGGTCGGCTGCCGTGCACGTGGCGAAGTTCGGCCACGCCCTTGCGGGCCTTGCCATGCGAGAAGGTGCGACGATCCACGAGAACGCCGAGGTCGTCGACCTCCACCGCATCGGATCGGGCACCATGCATGACCTCGTCACGACCCGCGGCACCGTGCGCGCCGGCAAGGTCGTGGTGGGCACGAGCGGCTACACCGGTCGTCCCTTCGGGTGGCTGCGGCGTCGTGTCGTGCCGGTGGGCAGCTTCATCACCGTCACCGAGCCCCTGGGAAAGGACCTCGCTCGCGAGCTGCTGCCGACCCGCCGTGTCGCCACCGACACCTTCAACCTGTTGCACTACTTCCGCCTCACGCCCGACGATCGTCTGCTCTTCGGCGGCCGCGCGCGTTTCGCCCTCTCTGACCCGGCATCCGACCGCAAGAGCGGCGAGATCCTCGTCGCAGCGCGCAACGCGATCTACCCTCAGCTGCGCGACGTGAAGACCGACTACATGTGGGGCGGCCTCGTCGACATCTCCATGGACCGCATGGTGCATGCAGGGCAGCGCGACGGGCTGTTCTACTCGATGGCGTACTCGGGTCACGGCGTGCAGATGGCGACCCACATGGGCAAGGTCATGGCAGAGGTCGTCGGCGGGCGCCACGAGGCCAACCCGTGGCGCGACCTCAAGAACCCATGGATCCCCGGCTACTTCGGCAACCCGTGGCTGCACCTGCGCGCCGGCGGCGCCTGGTACGGCCTCAAAGACCGGATGAGCTGA
- a CDS encoding alanine racemase, producing the protein MHDFPGILRALGTAVSTPAPVVLIDVVAENIARMQAFANAHGKAVRPHVKTHKSVRIGQMQLDAGAIGLTAGNLSEAEIFAAAGCSDILLAYPLWVTGAKEERLRRLAQVTRLSIGAESASAIDRIADALGDRAGTVGIVVEIDCGARRSGVRPEDAGALAAHAAARGLRPTGVFTYPGHGGSIGAREGAARDQAEALRAAVASLRAHGIEPEIVSAGSTPTAEFSIDPVITEIRPGEYVFNDWDNVRLGDCAPENIALFLASTVVSDQGHAHVIIDAGTKALAREGNPDRGYGQVPSVDGYLRLLNEYHGFLQLPDGGARPAVGDPVPVVPHHVCPVVNSFDELIITDRTGTLLDRWPVDAQGRLN; encoded by the coding sequence GTGCACGATTTCCCCGGCATCCTGCGCGCCCTCGGCACGGCCGTCAGCACCCCCGCGCCCGTGGTGCTGATCGACGTCGTCGCCGAGAACATCGCCCGCATGCAGGCCTTCGCGAACGCGCACGGCAAAGCCGTGCGCCCACACGTGAAGACCCACAAGAGCGTGCGGATCGGACAGATGCAGCTGGATGCCGGCGCCATCGGCCTCACTGCCGGAAACCTCAGCGAGGCCGAGATCTTCGCGGCGGCAGGGTGCTCCGACATCCTGCTCGCCTATCCCCTCTGGGTCACCGGCGCGAAGGAGGAGCGCCTCAGGCGCCTCGCGCAGGTGACGCGCCTGAGCATCGGCGCGGAGAGCGCATCGGCGATCGACCGGATCGCCGATGCCCTCGGAGATCGCGCAGGCACGGTCGGCATCGTGGTCGAGATCGACTGCGGAGCCCGCCGCTCGGGTGTGCGCCCGGAGGATGCCGGAGCGCTGGCCGCCCATGCGGCGGCGCGCGGGCTGCGCCCGACAGGTGTGTTCACCTACCCGGGCCACGGCGGCTCGATCGGCGCACGGGAGGGCGCGGCCCGCGATCAGGCCGAGGCCCTGCGCGCAGCCGTCGCCTCGCTGCGCGCACACGGCATCGAACCCGAGATCGTCAGCGCCGGGTCGACGCCGACCGCCGAGTTCAGCATCGATCCGGTGATCACCGAGATCAGGCCAGGCGAGTACGTGTTCAACGACTGGGACAACGTGCGTCTCGGCGACTGCGCGCCCGAGAACATCGCCCTCTTCCTCGCCAGCACGGTCGTCAGCGACCAAGGCCATGCGCACGTGATCATCGATGCGGGCACGAAGGCACTCGCCCGCGAGGGCAACCCCGACCGAGGGTACGGCCAGGTGCCGAGCGTCGACGGGTACCTCCGCCTCCTCAACGAGTACCACGGCTTTCTTCAGCTCCCCGACGGCGGTGCGCGCCCCGCCGTCGGCGACCCCGTGCCGGTCGTACCGCACCACGTGTGCCCGGTCGTGAACAGCTTCGACGAGCTCATCATCACCGATCGCACCGGTACCCTGCTCGACCGCTGGCCGGTCGACGCGCAGGGCCGACTCAACTGA
- a CDS encoding RidA family protein, whose translation MTVAPIPSVADPAAALDELGLSLPVIPDDPKYINWRSSQGGQIFISGQLPYRDGILPVTGTVSDRADAGTDPALVDIDTAREMMQQATLNALAVAADATGGLDRVRVVQLLVFVLSAPGFGQQSKVADAGSEMLVHVLGEEGRHARTAIGVAGLPRNSPVEVQMVCEVRA comes from the coding sequence ATGACCGTCGCCCCGATCCCCTCCGTCGCCGACCCGGCCGCCGCGCTCGACGAGCTCGGACTCTCGCTGCCTGTGATCCCCGACGACCCGAAGTACATCAACTGGCGTTCGTCGCAGGGCGGACAGATCTTCATCTCCGGCCAGCTGCCCTACCGCGACGGCATCCTGCCGGTCACCGGCACCGTCAGCGACCGCGCGGATGCCGGCACCGACCCTGCCCTCGTCGACATCGACACGGCCCGCGAGATGATGCAGCAGGCGACGCTGAACGCCCTCGCCGTCGCGGCGGATGCCACCGGTGGCCTCGACCGCGTGCGTGTGGTGCAGTTGCTCGTCTTCGTGCTCAGTGCCCCGGGCTTCGGCCAGCAGTCGAAGGTGGCGGATGCCGGCAGCGAGATGCTCGTGCACGTGCTCGGCGAGGAGGGGCGCCACGCGCGCACCGCGATCGGCGTCGCCGGACTCCCGCGCAACAGCCCGGTCGAGGTGCAGATGGTGTGCGAGGTCCGCGCGTGA
- a CDS encoding SDR family NAD(P)-dependent oxidoreductase has protein sequence MSADRPLAVLITGASSGIGAAVAARFRAAGARLFLTGRRAQAPADLADGETYLPGDLNDEGFVAQLMDAAVTEFGAIDTVVACHGLQADGALTEMPLETASRVLDANILSVFSLLQHAVPAIRDGGGQIVLVSSRLGMVGIADQVVYTAAKGGLIMLGKGAAIELAARNIRVNVAAPGLTETPVIEAGFQQKDDPEAYRASRAATIPMQRLARPEEVAEAIFFLGSPASSYITGAVLPIDGGYTAA, from the coding sequence GTGAGCGCCGACCGCCCTCTCGCCGTCCTGATCACCGGCGCCTCCAGCGGCATCGGCGCCGCCGTGGCCGCGCGCTTCCGTGCGGCCGGGGCACGACTGTTCCTCACCGGTCGGCGCGCACAGGCCCCGGCCGACCTCGCTGACGGCGAGACCTACCTTCCCGGCGACCTGAACGACGAAGGATTCGTCGCGCAGCTCATGGATGCCGCAGTCACCGAGTTCGGCGCGATAGACACCGTCGTCGCATGCCACGGACTGCAGGCCGATGGCGCCCTCACCGAGATGCCGCTGGAGACCGCGTCGCGCGTCCTCGATGCGAACATCCTGAGTGTGTTCTCCCTGCTCCAGCATGCCGTTCCGGCGATCCGCGACGGCGGCGGGCAGATCGTGCTCGTCAGCTCGCGGCTCGGCATGGTCGGCATCGCCGACCAGGTCGTCTACACCGCGGCCAAGGGCGGCCTGATCATGCTCGGCAAGGGCGCGGCGATCGAACTCGCCGCACGCAACATCCGCGTGAACGTGGCGGCACCCGGCCTCACCGAGACCCCGGTGATCGAAGCCGGCTTCCAGCAGAAGGACGACCCGGAGGCGTATCGCGCCTCTCGCGCGGCGACGATCCCGATGCAGCGCCTGGCGCGCCCCGAGGAGGTCGCCGAGGCGATCTTCTTCCTCGGCTCGCCCGCCTCGTCATACATCACCGGGGCGGTGCTCCCGATCGACGGCGGCTACACGGCTGCCTGA
- a CDS encoding aldehyde dehydrogenase family protein, translated as MSDHATVCECETVSTASDPAEETLRALGLRGGGYIAGEWVRGPLTLEVTDPEDGSLVASVYQASVDDVDRAVADVQRSLREERWELWERREVLERAADLVREEGPRLARIISAEGSKTITEATREVARTAETLRISAHSAALLEGSTLPFEDTARGSGKFGYYRRVPLGVIAAITPFNDPMNLVAHKVGPGLLAGNAIVLKPAAVTPLSALALHDILLRAGMPPRRMAVLAAGREAGSALVSDPRIAAVSFTGGPTTGDAIARLVGARRILMELGGNNAVLVCEDGDVEAAAAGIVDGAFGVAGQNCLSVQRVFVHESHYERMLSLLARDTERLIVGSKKDPMTDVGPLISEQEARRVETWVDEAVTGGARVVVGGRREGSFYWPTVLADVPGTARIYRDEVFGPVVFVEPFSDVDAALETIDDTEYGLQAGVFTASLTTAMHAVDRLHMGSVLINDTSDFRIDAMPFGGSKRSGVGREGVAEAVREMSEPKNVILNRMG; from the coding sequence ATGAGCGACCACGCGACCGTGTGCGAATGCGAGACGGTGTCGACGGCATCCGATCCGGCCGAGGAGACTCTCCGCGCGCTCGGCCTCCGGGGCGGCGGATACATCGCGGGCGAGTGGGTGCGGGGGCCGCTGACGCTCGAGGTCACGGACCCGGAGGACGGGAGCCTCGTCGCCTCCGTCTACCAGGCGAGTGTCGACGATGTCGATCGGGCCGTGGCCGATGTGCAGCGCAGCCTCCGCGAGGAGCGCTGGGAGCTGTGGGAGCGCCGCGAGGTGCTCGAACGCGCTGCCGACCTCGTGCGCGAGGAGGGCCCGCGCCTTGCTCGCATCATCTCCGCCGAGGGCAGCAAGACGATCACCGAAGCGACTCGCGAGGTCGCCCGCACCGCTGAGACGCTGCGCATCTCGGCGCACTCCGCCGCGCTGCTCGAGGGATCGACGCTGCCCTTCGAGGACACGGCGCGCGGTTCGGGCAAGTTCGGCTACTACCGGCGGGTGCCGCTCGGCGTGATCGCTGCCATCACCCCGTTCAACGACCCGATGAACCTCGTCGCCCACAAGGTCGGCCCCGGCCTGCTCGCGGGCAACGCCATCGTGCTGAAACCCGCTGCCGTGACCCCGCTCTCGGCGCTCGCGCTGCACGACATCCTGCTGCGCGCGGGGATGCCGCCGCGTCGGATGGCGGTGCTCGCGGCCGGTCGAGAGGCGGGTTCCGCGCTGGTGAGCGACCCGCGCATCGCCGCCGTGAGCTTCACGGGAGGGCCGACGACCGGCGATGCGATCGCGCGACTCGTCGGGGCCCGTCGTATCCTCATGGAGTTGGGCGGGAACAACGCCGTGTTGGTGTGCGAAGACGGCGACGTCGAGGCGGCGGCCGCAGGGATCGTCGACGGCGCCTTCGGCGTCGCCGGCCAGAACTGCCTGTCGGTGCAGCGCGTGTTCGTGCACGAATCGCACTACGAGCGGATGCTGTCGCTCCTCGCACGTGACACGGAGCGACTGATCGTGGGGTCGAAGAAGGATCCGATGACCGATGTCGGTCCTCTCATCTCGGAGCAGGAGGCCCGACGTGTGGAGACCTGGGTCGACGAGGCCGTCACCGGTGGCGCCCGCGTCGTCGTCGGCGGTCGTCGCGAAGGGTCGTTCTACTGGCCCACCGTGCTCGCCGATGTGCCGGGCACGGCCCGTATCTACCGTGATGAGGTCTTCGGGCCGGTCGTCTTCGTCGAGCCTTTCAGTGACGTCGATGCGGCCCTCGAAACGATCGACGACACCGAGTACGGACTGCAGGCAGGCGTGTTCACTGCATCGTTGACCACCGCGATGCACGCCGTCGACAGGTTGCACATGGGCAGCGTGCTCATCAACGACACGAGCGACTTCCGGATCGACGCCATGCCGTTCGGCGGGTCGAAGCGCTCGGGTGTCGGACGCGAGGGCGTGGCCGAGGCGGTGCGCGAGATGAGTGAGCCGAAGAACGTGATCCTCAACCGCATGGGGTGA
- a CDS encoding NAD(P)/FAD-dependent oxidoreductase, with product MHSYWLDTATPSGDYTRTEVPKEVDVAVVGGGFTGLSTAYHAALAGKSVALLEANTVNWGASGRNGGMATTGLAIGFRDAIKRYGEQRAVGYFREYNKAIDLIEDLVEENQLDVDYERSGKMNLAWKPSHFEGMKHTAEALKRLVGQPVELVDRANIRSEIGSDVYHGAMVDPLGAGMHVGKFGHALAGLAIDAGATIHEKAEVVDVERVGSGTVHDLKTTRGNLRAGAVVLGTSGYTGKPFGWQQRRVIPVGSFIVVTEPLPQSVVDELLPNRRMASDSKNFIYYFRITPDNRLLFGGRARFALSDPSQDKESGDILTKAMHRVFPQVRDARIDYMWGGLVDISMDQMVHAGERKGIHYSLNYSGHGVQMANYMGKVMADAVSGKPEANIWRDLKNPWIPGYFGQPWLHLRVGGAYFGLQDKFS from the coding sequence ATGCACTCCTACTGGCTCGACACCGCGACCCCGAGCGGCGACTACACCCGCACCGAGGTGCCGAAGGAGGTCGACGTGGCCGTCGTCGGCGGTGGCTTCACCGGCCTCTCGACGGCGTATCACGCGGCGCTGGCCGGGAAGTCGGTCGCCCTGCTCGAGGCGAACACCGTGAACTGGGGCGCCTCAGGGCGCAACGGCGGTATGGCCACCACCGGCCTCGCGATCGGCTTCCGCGACGCGATAAAGCGCTACGGCGAGCAGCGGGCCGTCGGCTACTTCCGCGAGTACAACAAGGCGATCGACCTGATCGAGGACCTGGTCGAGGAGAACCAGCTCGACGTCGACTACGAACGCTCCGGCAAGATGAACCTCGCCTGGAAGCCCTCGCACTTCGAGGGCATGAAGCACACGGCCGAGGCGCTCAAGCGCCTGGTCGGCCAGCCCGTCGAGCTCGTCGACCGCGCGAACATCCGCAGCGAGATCGGCTCCGATGTCTACCACGGCGCGATGGTCGATCCGCTCGGCGCCGGCATGCACGTGGGCAAGTTCGGGCACGCCCTCGCCGGACTCGCGATCGACGCCGGTGCGACGATCCACGAGAAGGCTGAGGTCGTCGACGTCGAACGCGTCGGCAGCGGCACCGTGCACGACCTCAAGACCACACGCGGCAACCTGCGTGCCGGTGCCGTCGTGCTCGGCACGAGCGGGTACACCGGTAAGCCGTTCGGCTGGCAGCAGCGTCGCGTGATCCCGGTCGGCAGCTTCATCGTCGTGACCGAGCCGCTTCCGCAGAGCGTGGTCGACGAGCTGCTGCCGAACCGTCGCATGGCATCCGACAGCAAGAACTTCATCTACTACTTCCGCATCACGCCCGACAACCGCCTGCTGTTCGGCGGCCGTGCGCGGTTCGCGCTGTCAGACCCCTCGCAGGACAAGGAGAGCGGCGACATCCTGACGAAGGCCATGCACCGGGTGTTCCCGCAGGTGCGCGACGCGCGCATCGACTACATGTGGGGCGGACTCGTCGACATCTCGATGGACCAGATGGTGCACGCAGGCGAGCGCAAGGGCATCCACTACTCGCTGAACTACTCCGGTCACGGCGTGCAGATGGCCAACTACATGGGCAAGGTCATGGCGGATGCCGTCTCGGGCAAGCCCGAGGCGAACATCTGGCGCGACCTGAAGAACCCGTGGATCCCCGGTTACTTCGGTCAGCCCTGGCTGCACCTGCGAGTGGGCGGCGCCTACTTCGGGCTGCAGGACAAGTTCAGCTGA
- a CDS encoding ABC transporter substrate-binding protein — MSKHTGRTATAGFALLAATALVVSGCAGGDADGAAGGAPDDDRIKLAMMQPPTAALNPYSDDVMKISRWSTGETLVRINDALEAEPLLATEWERVDDLTWVFTLREGVTFHDGTDFDADAVKNSIDHAVAAARPPRVIKGVTIATEVTGDNEVTITTDVPDPLLVNRLASPQMSILSDAAYLEDGNVTPVGTGTGPFELVELNGTSTATLDRYDDYWGDVAKLAGIDVDFVPDGTARAGAIRSGEVNIAESIPVSQVTLLDPDDAHEVFMPRTSFLTLNSESGPFADPAVRAAARAAIDPQTIVDTVYEGQADPAVGLLGPAIEWAEKLRGDVESSVKPAKVDGVKITLATYTDRAENPEIAVQLEKQLEDAGFIVEQDVREYVAMEGEMLDGAFDAVVVSRNILLDMGDPLSFLSQDFTCEGGFNIAQFCDTDVDELIANGMQVAGDERRQATMDAEAAVLQLDAVVPLVHERVVQAEAGGFANIIRDPLERRLITEFTTRGE; from the coding sequence ATGAGCAAGCACACTGGTCGCACCGCGACTGCCGGGTTCGCGCTCCTCGCCGCCACCGCCCTGGTGGTCAGCGGCTGTGCCGGAGGTGACGCCGACGGCGCTGCCGGCGGCGCCCCCGACGACGATCGCATCAAGCTCGCGATGATGCAGCCTCCGACCGCGGCACTCAACCCCTACAGCGATGACGTCATGAAGATCTCGCGCTGGAGCACCGGCGAGACGCTGGTGCGCATCAACGACGCTCTCGAGGCCGAGCCGCTGCTCGCCACCGAGTGGGAGCGGGTCGACGACCTGACCTGGGTGTTCACCCTGCGTGAGGGTGTCACCTTCCACGACGGCACCGACTTCGATGCGGATGCCGTGAAGAACTCGATCGATCACGCCGTCGCCGCCGCCCGGCCGCCGCGTGTCATCAAGGGCGTCACGATCGCGACAGAGGTGACCGGCGACAACGAGGTCACCATCACGACCGACGTGCCGGACCCTCTGCTCGTCAACCGCCTGGCCAGCCCCCAGATGTCGATCCTCTCGGACGCGGCCTACCTGGAGGATGGCAATGTCACTCCCGTGGGCACCGGCACCGGCCCCTTCGAGCTGGTCGAGCTCAACGGCACGTCGACGGCGACACTCGACCGCTACGACGATTACTGGGGAGATGTCGCCAAGCTCGCGGGCATCGACGTCGACTTCGTGCCTGACGGCACAGCACGCGCCGGTGCGATCCGCTCGGGCGAGGTCAACATCGCCGAGAGCATCCCGGTCTCGCAGGTCACCCTGCTCGATCCCGACGATGCGCACGAGGTCTTCATGCCGCGCACGTCGTTCCTCACGCTGAACTCCGAGAGCGGACCGTTCGCCGATCCGGCTGTGCGCGCCGCAGCCCGAGCCGCCATCGATCCCCAGACGATCGTCGACACGGTCTACGAGGGCCAGGCCGACCCGGCCGTCGGTCTCCTCGGCCCGGCGATCGAGTGGGCGGAGAAGCTGCGCGGCGACGTCGAGTCGTCGGTGAAGCCGGCGAAGGTCGACGGCGTCAAGATCACGCTCGCCACGTACACGGACCGTGCGGAGAACCCGGAGATCGCGGTGCAGCTCGAGAAGCAACTCGAAGACGCCGGCTTCATCGTGGAGCAGGACGTGCGCGAGTACGTCGCGATGGAGGGCGAGATGCTCGACGGCGCGTTCGATGCGGTCGTCGTCTCCCGCAACATCCTGCTCGACATGGGCGACCCGCTGTCGTTCCTCTCGCAGGACTTCACCTGCGAGGGCGGTTTCAACATCGCGCAGTTCTGCGACACCGATGTCGACGAGTTGATCGCCAATGGCATGCAGGTAGCCGGCGACGAACGCCGCCAGGCGACCATGGACGCCGAGGCTGCCGTGCTGCAGCTCGACGCCGTCGTGCCGCTCGTGCACGAACGCGTCGTGCAGGCCGAGGCCGGTGGATTCGCCAACATCATCCGCGATCCCCTCGAGCGCCGTCTGATCACCGAGTTCACCACGCGCGGCGAGTAA